The DNA region GAAAAGTATAATAATAGTCCTGATTTATGGCTTTCCTTGGGTATTGTTCTTGAGCATAAAGATGTTAAAAAAGCAAAGGAAGCTTTTGATAAGTCATTGAAGTTATATAAGACTAAAAAAGATTTTCTAATAAACAGAGCTATTCAATACAAGAAATTAGGATTTTACGAAAAAGCTGAAAGAGATTTGGAAGAAGTCTTAAGTATGGATAAAGATAATTCTCAGGCTCTTTACATTTTAGCTACCATATTTGAGGAGAAAAAACAGATTGGAGAAGCTATAAAAATTTATAAAAGAATAGAAGAACTAGGTGATAAAGCAGATCCTCAAATACTGGTTATGAGTAAAATGAGGCTTATTACCCTTTTACAAAGCTCAAATTTACCTTCTGATTCAAAATAAAAATTTGAAAAATCTTTTATTTTGTGCTATATTCATAATCAAAAGCGCCCTGCCGTGTGCGTGGTGTTTGCTGTGGTCCTGGCTCAACACCTCATTTCGGGAGGCCGATCTCCTGTTTTGGGATTGCGGCTCTTGAAGAGCTACATAACCAAGCAGGGTAGGCCTCAACTTTTGGGATGGGGCACAAGGACTCACACACCACGGCACGGCGGGGCTTTTTGATATTTCATAAAACCTTGCAAGGAGAGGTTATAACTTATGAGAAGTAGTGACATAAGGAAAAAATTTATAGATTATTTTGTAAGTAAGGACCATCTACATTTGCCCAGTGCCTCATTAGTGCCATCCGATGATCCAACTCTTCTTTTTACCACTGCTGGAATGGTACCTTTTAAACCATATTTCTTAGGTCAGGGCATACCTCCCAAAAGGAGAATTACTACTGTTCAAAAATGTTTTCGAACCACTGATATAGAAAGGGTAGGTATAACTCCAAGACATCTTACATTTTTGGAGATGCTTGGAAATTTTTCCTTTGGAGACTATTTTAAGAGGGAGGCAATCGGTTTTGCATATGAATTTTTAACTAAAGAACTTGGAATTCCTATATCCAAATTATGGATTTCAGTTTACGAAGAAGATGATGAGGCTTATGATATTTGGAATAAAGAGATAGGAATTCCTAAGGAAAGAATTGTAAGATTAGGAAAAGAAGATAATTTCTGGGGTCCCCCAGGACCCACTGGACCTTGTGGTCCTTGTTCCGAGATTTATTATGATTTTGGACCTAAAAGTAAAGATGAAGAGGATTGTAAGCCTGGAGACCCCTGTGATAGATTTATGGAAATATGGAATTTAGTATTTATGGCATATTATATGGATGAAGAAGGAAAACTTTCTCCTCTTCCTCAGAAAAATATTGATACAGGTATGGGGCTTGAGCGAATCACCACAGTGGTGGAAGGGGTAAGTAATGTTTTTGAAACGGATCTATTTGTTCCTATTATTGAGGAAATCAGGAAGATTGTAAAGGATTCGGATTCTGTTACGGAAAGATTAATTTCTGATCACATTAGAGGAATTACGTTTTTAATGGGAGACGGTGTAGTACCGACCAACGAAGGCAGAGGTTATGTTTTAAGAAGACTTATAAGGAGGTCATTAAGGAGGGCATATAAACATGGTATAGTGAAACCTTTCTTATACAAGTTAGTCCCTATTGTGGTTGATATAATGAAAGATGCTTATCCTGATTTAATAGAAAAAAAAGATTATATTCAAAAAGTACTCATAAAGGAAGAGGATCAATTTTTAAGGACCTTAGAGCAAGGTCTGTCCCTCTTAGAAGACTACTTTAGAAAAGCTCCAAGTAAAACGGTAGGTGGGGAGTTTGCTTTTAAACTTTATGATACTTATGGTTTTCCTATTGAGTTAACAAAAGAGATAGCAGAGGAAGAAGGATTCGTCGTAGATGTAGACGGTTTTAACAAATATATGGAGGAGCAAAGAGAAAAAGCAAGAGCCTCTATGGAGGCGAAGCTTGAAGAAAGTTTTATTTCTCTTTCCGATGATGAGGTCTATCTTATGAAATCTCTCCCTAAATCTGAGTTTGTTGGATATGAAGTTTTGGAAAGTGAAAGTAAGGTACTCTTCTTCATTGGAGGAAAACATGGGAAAAAGATTTCCAATGGAGAAGAAGTTTACTTTTTAATGGATAAAACCCCCTTTTATCCCGAAGGAGGAGGTCAAGTCTCTGATACAGGTAAGGTTTATAATTCGGAAGTTGAAGTAATGGTTTTGGAGGTCAAAAGATTAGGAGAAGATTTCATTATTCATAGAGGAAAGGTTTTAAAAGGAGAGTTTGAAGAAGGCCAAATAGTTAGGGCAGAAGTTGATAAGGAGAAAAGATATCACACTATGAGACATCATACCGCAACTCATCTTCTCCATGCAGCACTAAGGGAATATTTAGGTACCCATGTTATGCAGTCGGGATCCTTAGTGTCTCCCGAATTTTTAAGATTTGATTTTACCCATCATTCTCCCCTAACCTATGAAGATTTAAAGATAATAGAAAGAAAAGTAAATGAAAATATTTTAGCGAACCATAAGGTAGAGAAATTCTGGACTAATTTAGAAGAAGCAAAAAGGATGGGAGCTATTGCTCTGTTTACGGAAAAATACCAAAAAAATGTGAGAATTATTAAAATTAATAATGTAAGTATGGAACTTTGTGGTGGTACTCATGTGGATTGTACTGGAGAAATAGGAAGTTTTTACATAGTGAAAGAAGAAGGAATAGGAAGTGGGATAAGGAGAATTTTTGCTGTCTGTGGGTTAAAGGCTTGGGAGTTTCAAAAGAGAAGAGAAGAAATTCTAAATAAAATCTCTTTCGTACTTAAGTCTTCTCCCGATGAGATTTATGTGAAACTGGAAAAGTTAATTGATGAAATGAAAGAAAAAGAAAAGAAGATAAAAGATCTTGAAGAAAGAATAATTGAGAAAGAGTTGGAAGTTTTGGCTAATAAGATTGAAAATTGGGGTGAGTTTTCCTTTATTTGTACTTATGTAGATATGGAGAATGAAGCCATAAAAAAGCTTGGCGATCACTTAAAGAGTAAAAATGATAATCTAATTATGGTTTTCTTTAAGCCCTCAGATAATAAGCTTTTAGGAACAATTATGGTGAGCAAAAAAGTAAATTTGAAGGGAATAACTGCTAAAAAGATTGTGGAAATAATTGGAGAAAGATTTAATGGTAAAGGAGGAGGAAAGGATACCTTAGCCCAGATTAGTTTACCTAAGACTGATATAGAGGACATAAAGAGAGCCTTAAAAGAGACACTTTTGAAATGAGAGTCCTTGCTATTGATTGGGGAGAAAAATATATAGGGCTTGCTATATCGGATCCTTTAAGGATAATTGCTCAGGGATTAGATGTTTGGGAAATTAAAGATGAAGAAGATTTTGTAAATAGATTAAAAAAGTTGATAAAGGAATACAATGTTAGTGAAATAGTCTTAGGATATCCTATAAGTCTGAGAGGACATGAAAATGAGAAGACAAAAAAAATAGAGTATGTTGCAGAGAGAATAAAAACTGTCGTAAATCTGCCTATAAAATTTGTGGATGAAAGATTTACTACTATGGAGGCTGAAAGAGTTCTTTTAGAGGGTGACATAAAAAGAAGAGATCGAAAACTTTTGAAAAATAAACAGGCAGCAGTAATAATTTTACAGAAGTATCTTGATTCTTTATCTCTTGACACAAAAATATAAATAAGATTATAATTCTCTAAGGCATGGGCGCGTAGCTCAGTGGGAGAGCACTATCTTGACGCGGTAGGGGTCGGTGGTTCAATCCCACCCGCGCCCACCATAAATTAAGGGCAAAGAAGAGGAGAGTAGCCTTTTTCTTGACTTCCAGAGAGGAAAGCCTAAGGCTGAGAGGCTTTCTAAGTCGAGAAAAGGTGAACACCACCTTGGAGCTCCATGCTGAAATTCCTAAGTGGAAGAGTAAGCATTGGCGGTTGATCCCGTTATAGATCAAGAGAAAGTCCCTTTGGGGACTTATTAAGGTGGAACCGCGGGAACTCCCGTCCTTTACTGGGCGGGAGTTTTTTTATTTTTTTAAAAATATCAGCTAAGGGAGGAGATAAAAAATGGGTTGGAAGATGCAATATAAAGATAAAGTATGGGAAAAAGAAGGAAACCTTTTGGAAGTGATCAAAAAGGAGGGACTTGAAGGTAGAGTTTTTGGGGCTAAAATTAATGGGGTTTTTTCGGATTTAAATGTCTATCCTCCAGATGGGAGTTTAGTAGAACTCCTTGATTGGGAGAATGAAGAAGGAAGAAACATATATAGGCATACATCTGCCCACATTCTTGCGCATGCTGTAAAAGAGTTATTTCCTGAGGTAAAACTTGGAATTGGTCCTGCAATTGAGGATGGGTTTTACTATGATTTTTACAGAAAGGAACCTTTTTCTCAAGAAGATCTTGAAAAGATTGAAAATAAAATGAAGGAGATAATAAATCGCAATTTACCTATTGAAAGAATTGAAGTTACCAGGGAAGAGGCTATAAAGATTCTAAGGGATTTGAAAGAGGATTTTAAATTAGAACTTCTTGAAGAGATACCAGAGGGAGAAAAAATATCCTTTTATAAACAAGGTAGTTTTATGGATCTTTGTAGAGGACCTCATTTACCATCCACAAGTTGGGTAAAAGCTTTTAAACTGTTAAGTGTTTCTGGTGCTTATTGGAGAGGTGATGAGAAAAATCCTATGTTTCAAAGAATATATGGAACCTCTTTTCCCTCAGAAGAGGAGTTAAAAAAATATTTAGAGGAAAGAGAGGAGGCTCAAAGAAGAGATCACAGAAAATTAGGGAGGGAACTTGAGATATTTAACACTTTTGAAGAGGCAGGTCCAGGATTGATATTTTATCCTCCTAAAGGGGCTATGTTAAGACTTATAATTGAGGAGTTTGAAAGAAAAGAGCATTTAAAAAGAGGCTATTTTCCAGTAATAACTCCTCATTTAATGCAGGCAGAGTTATGGAAAAGATCTGGACATTGGGATAATTACCGAGAGAACATGTTTTTCTTACAGGTGGAGGATAAGGATTATGCGGTAAAACCTATGAATTGTCCTGGGCATATTTTGATTTACAATTCCAAGGTGAGAAGCTATAGAGATTTACCATTAAGATTTTTTGAGATGGGTACGGTTTATAGGTATGAAAGATCAGGAGTACTTTATGGTCTTGAAAGAGCTAGAGGTTTTACTCAAGATGATGCTCATATATTTTGTACTCAAGAGCAGTTAGAAGATGAAATAAAGGGGGTTTTAGATTTTGTATTCTATATGTTAGATAGTTTTGGTTTAAAAGAGTATGTGGTAACCCTCTCTACGAAACCTGAAAAGTATATAGGCT from Dictyoglomus turgidum DSM 6724 includes:
- the alaS gene encoding alanine--tRNA ligase, with the protein product MRSSDIRKKFIDYFVSKDHLHLPSASLVPSDDPTLLFTTAGMVPFKPYFLGQGIPPKRRITTVQKCFRTTDIERVGITPRHLTFLEMLGNFSFGDYFKREAIGFAYEFLTKELGIPISKLWISVYEEDDEAYDIWNKEIGIPKERIVRLGKEDNFWGPPGPTGPCGPCSEIYYDFGPKSKDEEDCKPGDPCDRFMEIWNLVFMAYYMDEEGKLSPLPQKNIDTGMGLERITTVVEGVSNVFETDLFVPIIEEIRKIVKDSDSVTERLISDHIRGITFLMGDGVVPTNEGRGYVLRRLIRRSLRRAYKHGIVKPFLYKLVPIVVDIMKDAYPDLIEKKDYIQKVLIKEEDQFLRTLEQGLSLLEDYFRKAPSKTVGGEFAFKLYDTYGFPIELTKEIAEEEGFVVDVDGFNKYMEEQREKARASMEAKLEESFISLSDDEVYLMKSLPKSEFVGYEVLESESKVLFFIGGKHGKKISNGEEVYFLMDKTPFYPEGGGQVSDTGKVYNSEVEVMVLEVKRLGEDFIIHRGKVLKGEFEEGQIVRAEVDKEKRYHTMRHHTATHLLHAALREYLGTHVMQSGSLVSPEFLRFDFTHHSPLTYEDLKIIERKVNENILANHKVEKFWTNLEEAKRMGAIALFTEKYQKNVRIIKINNVSMELCGGTHVDCTGEIGSFYIVKEEGIGSGIRRIFAVCGLKAWEFQKRREEILNKISFVLKSSPDEIYVKLEKLIDEMKEKEKKIKDLEERIIEKELEVLANKIENWGEFSFICTYVDMENEAIKKLGDHLKSKNDNLIMVFFKPSDNKLLGTIMVSKKVNLKGITAKKIVEIIGERFNGKGGGKDTLAQISLPKTDIEDIKRALKETLLK
- the ruvX gene encoding Holliday junction resolvase RuvX, whose product is MRVLAIDWGEKYIGLAISDPLRIIAQGLDVWEIKDEEDFVNRLKKLIKEYNVSEIVLGYPISLRGHENEKTKKIEYVAERIKTVVNLPIKFVDERFTTMEAERVLLEGDIKRRDRKLLKNKQAAVIILQKYLDSLSLDTKI
- the thrS gene encoding threonine--tRNA ligase; this encodes MGWKMQYKDKVWEKEGNLLEVIKKEGLEGRVFGAKINGVFSDLNVYPPDGSLVELLDWENEEGRNIYRHTSAHILAHAVKELFPEVKLGIGPAIEDGFYYDFYRKEPFSQEDLEKIENKMKEIINRNLPIERIEVTREEAIKILRDLKEDFKLELLEEIPEGEKISFYKQGSFMDLCRGPHLPSTSWVKAFKLLSVSGAYWRGDEKNPMFQRIYGTSFPSEEELKKYLEEREEAQRRDHRKLGRELEIFNTFEEAGPGLIFYPPKGAMLRLIIEEFERKEHLKRGYFPVITPHLMQAELWKRSGHWDNYRENMFFLQVEDKDYAVKPMNCPGHILIYNSKVRSYRDLPLRFFEMGTVYRYERSGVLYGLERARGFTQDDAHIFCTQEQLEDEIKGVLDFVFYMLDSFGLKEYVVTLSTKPEKYIGSDEIWEKATQALKNALESTGIEYRIAEGEGAFYGPKIDVGLKGLLGKMWQGPTIQVDFNLPERFDLTYDAPDGTKRRPVMIHRAILGSYERFIGILVEHYGGRFPLWLAPEQVRILPISERHNEYAEYVLRNLRNNDIRAEIDKDQAKLNYKLRKAIAEKVPYIFIVGDKEKEENKVSVRVHNKDLGMFDLAYVVTKLLEEIRSKKVFSGGFD